The Streptomyces sp. NBC_00691 genome has a segment encoding these proteins:
- a CDS encoding TipAS antibiotic-recognition domain-containing protein yields the protein MGNSDEDECRRALAEEQAKSLASTNDWEHVDRGQTHQDWDVLYREITASLEGGSLPGDQQIQGLVRRHFDIVCRFYVPSRQAYVGMSLFYAEDEAMRAFHDSYHLGLAEFMGAAIRVFAERGSGFAPSTGAVASS from the coding sequence GTGGGGAACAGTGACGAGGACGAGTGCCGTCGCGCTCTGGCAGAGGAGCAGGCGAAGAGCCTTGCCTCGACCAATGACTGGGAGCACGTGGACAGGGGGCAGACCCACCAGGACTGGGACGTTCTGTACCGGGAGATCACCGCCTCCCTGGAGGGCGGGTCCCTGCCTGGGGACCAGCAGATCCAGGGGCTCGTCCGCAGGCACTTCGACATCGTCTGCCGCTTCTACGTCCCCTCCAGGCAGGCTTACGTCGGCATGTCGCTCTTCTACGCCGAGGACGAGGCCATGAGGGCCTTCCACGACTCCTACCACCTGGGGCTGGCGGAGTTCATGGGTGCCGCGATCAGGGTGTTCGCCGAGCGGGGGAGCGGGTTCGCCCCCAGCACAGGGGCCGTAGCTTCGTCGTAG
- a CDS encoding hydrophobic protein → MVPLLLVLLLVLLLFGAGFAVKVLWWVAIAVLVIWLIGFVARPKNSSGRWYRW, encoded by the coding sequence ATGGTTCCCCTGCTTCTTGTTCTTCTGCTCGTTCTGCTTCTGTTCGGTGCCGGTTTCGCGGTGAAGGTTCTCTGGTGGGTCGCGATCGCCGTGTTGGTGATCTGGCTGATCGGCTTCGTTGCCCGGCCGAAGAACAGCAGTGGCCGCTGGTACCGCTGGTAG
- a CDS encoding PRC-barrel domain containing protein — protein sequence MTENVWGYRETSGRTAGADLTGYKVEAADGSIGKVDKHSDEVGSSYIVVDTGPWIFGKEVLLPAGTIDRVDVQEEKVYVGWTKDQIKAAPEFEKDRHLGNEDYHRQVGGYYADPSNRL from the coding sequence ATGACTGAGAATGTGTGGGGTTACCGCGAGACGTCCGGCCGTACGGCCGGAGCCGACCTGACGGGCTACAAGGTCGAGGCGGCCGACGGTTCTATCGGCAAGGTCGACAAGCACTCCGACGAGGTCGGCTCCTCCTACATCGTGGTCGACACGGGCCCGTGGATCTTCGGCAAGGAGGTCCTTCTGCCCGCGGGCACCATCGACCGGGTCGACGTCCAGGAGGAGAAGGTCTACGTCGGCTGGACCAAGGACCAGATCAAGGCCGCCCCTGAGTTCGAGAAGGACAGGCACCTCGGCAACGAGGACTACCACCGCCAGGTCGGCGGCTACTACGCCGACCCCTCGAACCGCCTCTGA
- a CDS encoding outer membrane protein assembly factor BamB family protein, with the protein MPDNPYAPEGYGTPPPRPPRRRRPLVAAVLALLLLGAGAYVLGDRSGADRAPSGHAGAESDAPSAAPPPRASARPTPSPSRIPTTAEIARQRRAGEAGAWIVDDRTDLPRRNIPTEDLWIVGDTVVQAIYKKVVAHRLSDGAQLWSVDLPTPVCETPVNATPEGKVVIVLQNVEAWTGARCNQLRMIDLRTGRAGWHEQLTETGSGDGTITVDSAISGGTFAIVQSMKAFAYQVADGRKLYEIPMENPGKCYPGRVAGGSRLLVLADCAINSMEKAYDQVREIDPATGKVRWRHRTEPGRRIGQVLSVSPAVITTAHRETHAEDWRVVALGPDGKVRRTIDPRPKGFKHCGDSIDTSGNAQACREAVVGGGLVLLGGTDRVGAYDLGTGKLLWGVKDEGTSYGYYPLRVGPGRTGMVYQLGTNGKPGRVFRVGPGGVDTIKDVLRLPASTARVEFGMGAVGENAYVGDRLVITPAGLSGDDARHEPRMLSFAP; encoded by the coding sequence GTGCCCGATAATCCGTACGCGCCCGAGGGGTACGGGACGCCGCCCCCTCGCCCACCCCGACGCCGTCGGCCGCTGGTCGCAGCGGTCCTCGCGCTGCTGCTCCTCGGTGCCGGCGCGTACGTCCTGGGCGATCGGTCCGGAGCGGACCGCGCCCCGTCGGGCCACGCTGGAGCGGAGAGCGACGCCCCGTCGGCCGCGCCTCCGCCGAGGGCGAGCGCCCGCCCCACCCCGTCGCCGTCCCGCATCCCCACCACCGCGGAGATCGCGCGGCAGCGCCGGGCCGGCGAGGCCGGTGCCTGGATCGTCGACGACCGCACCGACCTGCCCCGCCGCAACATCCCGACCGAGGACCTCTGGATCGTCGGTGACACCGTCGTACAGGCGATCTACAAGAAGGTCGTCGCCCACCGGCTCAGCGACGGCGCCCAGCTGTGGAGCGTCGACCTTCCGACCCCTGTCTGCGAGACCCCGGTCAACGCGACACCCGAGGGCAAGGTCGTCATCGTCCTGCAGAACGTCGAGGCCTGGACCGGCGCGCGGTGCAACCAGCTCCGGATGATCGACCTGCGTACCGGCAGGGCCGGCTGGCACGAGCAGCTGACCGAGACGGGCTCGGGGGACGGCACGATCACGGTGGACAGCGCGATCAGCGGGGGCACCTTCGCGATAGTCCAGAGCATGAAGGCCTTCGCGTACCAGGTCGCCGACGGGCGGAAGCTGTACGAGATCCCCATGGAGAACCCGGGGAAGTGCTACCCCGGCAGAGTGGCGGGCGGCAGTAGGCTCCTGGTGCTCGCCGACTGCGCGATCAACTCGATGGAGAAGGCGTACGACCAGGTACGGGAGATTGATCCGGCCACGGGCAAGGTTCGCTGGCGCCACCGGACGGAGCCGGGCCGGAGGATCGGCCAGGTGCTGTCCGTCTCACCGGCCGTGATCACCACCGCGCATCGGGAGACCCACGCCGAGGACTGGCGGGTGGTCGCCCTCGGGCCCGACGGAAAGGTCCGCAGGACCATCGACCCCCGCCCGAAGGGGTTCAAGCACTGCGGAGACTCCATCGACACCAGTGGCAACGCCCAGGCATGCCGGGAGGCCGTCGTCGGAGGAGGGCTCGTGCTGCTCGGCGGGACCGACCGCGTCGGTGCCTACGACCTCGGGACCGGGAAGCTGCTCTGGGGCGTGAAGGACGAGGGGACCTCGTACGGCTACTACCCTCTGCGCGTCGGACCGGGTAGGACCGGGATGGTCTACCAGCTGGGCACGAACGGCAAGCCCGGCCGGGTCTTCCGGGTCGGTCCCGGCGGCGTGGACACCATCAAGGACGTGCTGCGGCTCCCCGCCTCCACCGCGAGGGTCGAATTCGGGATGGGGGCCGTCGGGGAGAACGCCTACGTGGGTGACCGGCTCGTGATCACGCCCGCCGGCCTGAGCGGCGACGACGCCCGGCACGAGCCCCGCATGCTCTCCTTCGCCCCCTGA
- a CDS encoding GNAT family N-acetyltransferase: MVRDGSVVGYSTIRWWQERDDTWLYLHHGYLLPEHRDQGIGSAMLRWAEERIRQLVEKHGTARTAVIGANAMLSEQDATALLLSAGYRRVVSLVELELGDPQQLPEPGSELPAGYGRGRSGPAPNARLGGRSSIRVRTPVSLRNGPSRTLSNPYGSYDLYESEGFRRRDRGRCAGFVAADAVSDSGSGAAVSAGGAFWDVASADQQGGACRCRARVRADPVARCLTGVRVISGGLLQPRQRLPSRTVSGLLVPAPP; the protein is encoded by the coding sequence GTGGTGCGCGACGGGAGCGTCGTCGGCTACTCGACGATCCGGTGGTGGCAGGAGCGAGACGATACGTGGCTGTATCTGCATCACGGTTACCTCTTGCCCGAGCATCGCGACCAGGGCATCGGATCAGCCATGCTGCGCTGGGCCGAAGAGCGGATCCGCCAGCTCGTCGAAAAGCATGGCACGGCGCGGACTGCAGTGATCGGTGCGAACGCCATGCTCTCCGAGCAGGACGCCACAGCGCTTCTGCTCTCAGCCGGCTACCGACGTGTCGTCAGTCTGGTCGAGCTGGAGCTGGGCGATCCGCAGCAGTTGCCCGAGCCGGGTAGCGAACTCCCTGCCGGATACGGACGGGGCCGATCGGGACCAGCCCCTAACGCGCGGCTTGGAGGACGGTCGTCGATTCGTGTGCGGACACCTGTTTCACTCAGAAACGGACCTAGCAGGACTTTGTCAAATCCGTACGGATCCTACGATCTTTACGAGAGCGAGGGGTTCCGTCGCCGGGATCGGGGGCGATGCGCGGGTTTCGTCGCCGCGGACGCAGTCAGTGACAGCGGATCAGGTGCAGCAGTTTCCGCTGGTGGGGCGTTCTGGGATGTCGCGTCGGCTGACCAGCAAGGTGGTGCCTGCCGTTGCCGCGCACGAGTCCGGGCTGATCCCGTTGCACGGTGCCTGACCGGGGTGCGAGTGATCTCGGGCGGACTTCTGCAGCCTCGCCAACGCCTACCGTCGCGCACCGTGTCCGGGCTCCTCGTCCCCGCCCCACCGTAG
- a CDS encoding squalene/phytoene synthase family protein encodes MWGGVLDRAGVREPETREGYTVQARAVRRFAPAEYMAARLLLPAQLQPDLIVLVAFMHETDDQIDRGSRAEREAALHRWGLLVSDALASGTSSDPLLRTLAWTVRRHPALRSRINAFLDGAAREVAWEQFSSEAEVGQYIKEYSLPALMLSMGLLAPQGEPEAAEFERACLALITAWQRLDFLEDLPGDVREGRVGISHQLLARHGLTVHDLHPELADTEPFGQLVVSEVDAAVVLLKAAWPIATLAAGPHRPFLRAVLRVQELRAAAVRKAGVSLLSSPSGPSKVRSVAALLLELGRRRLIR; translated from the coding sequence ATGTGGGGAGGCGTTCTCGACCGCGCCGGGGTCCGGGAACCGGAAACACGCGAGGGATACACGGTGCAGGCGCGGGCGGTCCGGCGGTTCGCGCCTGCCGAGTACATGGCGGCACGGCTGCTCCTGCCGGCGCAGCTCCAGCCCGACCTGATCGTCCTGGTCGCCTTCATGCACGAGACAGACGACCAGATCGACCGCGGCAGCAGGGCCGAGCGCGAAGCGGCGCTGCACCGCTGGGGGCTGCTCGTGAGCGACGCCCTGGCGTCCGGCACGTCCTCGGACCCGCTGCTGCGGACCCTCGCGTGGACTGTCCGCCGACATCCGGCTCTGCGGAGCCGTATCAACGCGTTCCTCGACGGTGCCGCCCGGGAGGTGGCATGGGAGCAGTTCAGCTCGGAGGCCGAGGTCGGGCAGTACATCAAGGAGTACTCACTGCCCGCCCTGATGCTGTCCATGGGCCTGCTGGCGCCCCAGGGCGAACCGGAGGCGGCCGAGTTCGAGCGTGCTTGCCTGGCGCTCATCACGGCATGGCAGCGCCTCGACTTCCTGGAGGACCTGCCGGGAGACGTTCGGGAGGGCAGAGTCGGGATTTCCCACCAGCTGCTCGCCAGGCATGGTCTGACGGTCCATGACCTCCATCCGGAGTTGGCAGACACGGAGCCATTCGGGCAGCTCGTCGTCAGTGAGGTAGACGCAGCCGTCGTGCTCTTGAAGGCGGCATGGCCGATCGCAACCCTCGCGGCCGGGCCGCACCGCCCCTTTCTGCGGGCTGTTCTCCGGGTCCAGGAACTGCGCGCGGCAGCAGTGCGGAAGGCTGGGGTGTCCCTCCTGTCTAGCCCGTCCGGGCCCTCGAAGGTCAGGAGCGTAGCCGCCCTGCTTCTAGAGCTGGGGCGCCGGAGGCTCATCCGCTAG
- a CDS encoding CsbD family protein: MSGTEKAKAQAEQAKGKAKEMTGRALGNERMTAEGHADQAKGNARQTKEDVKDTLRRP, from the coding sequence ATGTCGGGCACCGAGAAGGCCAAGGCACAGGCCGAGCAGGCCAAGGGCAAGGCCAAGGAGATGACAGGCCGCGCACTCGGCAACGAGCGGATGACCGCCGAAGGACACGCCGACCAGGCCAAGGGCAACGCCCGCCAGACCAAGGAAGACGTCAAGGACACCCTCCGCCGCCCCTGA
- a CDS encoding TIGR00341 family protein, whose amino-acid sequence MSYPSKYSGSCLFGYMMSKVRARVLPASQRRSLDELTQELILSTGDTTSKRSAFWTMLTLSSIIAAGGVLTDSTATVIGAMIIAPLSTPIMGIALGSVLRRRTGSVTVVLLACLLVIAIGVVMSLVLPSNYDLLSNSQISSRTSPDLMDLIAALATGFAGAIALARRDVAAVLPGVAIAISLVPPLVVVGVCLGQLSGWLALGALALFVSNLFALVFAGMVVFAALGYAAEADKAAGHPAGRASVAMALLFVVVFVPLTANTVATLLLNVWTGRTREAAQQWLADEPGASVTSVDMNSRTMYIQVRNPGELPPVQSLLDRLEGQVPDGIPIVVDASRGRRIDAGEVGG is encoded by the coding sequence GTGTCCTACCCGTCCAAATATTCCGGCTCGTGTTTATTTGGGTACATGATGAGCAAGGTTCGCGCCCGTGTTCTGCCGGCCTCCCAACGCCGCTCTCTGGACGAACTGACACAGGAGCTGATCCTGTCGACAGGGGACACCACGTCCAAGCGGTCGGCCTTCTGGACGATGCTGACGCTGTCCTCGATCATCGCGGCCGGCGGGGTGCTCACCGACTCGACGGCGACCGTGATCGGCGCCATGATCATCGCCCCGCTCTCCACGCCCATCATGGGCATCGCACTCGGGTCGGTGCTGCGCCGGCGCACCGGATCGGTCACGGTCGTCCTCCTCGCCTGCCTGCTGGTGATCGCGATCGGGGTGGTCATGTCGCTGGTTCTGCCCAGCAACTACGACCTGCTGTCGAACAGCCAGATCTCCTCACGCACGTCGCCGGACCTGATGGACCTGATCGCCGCCCTGGCAACCGGGTTCGCCGGGGCGATCGCCTTGGCCCGCAGGGACGTCGCGGCCGTGCTGCCCGGCGTCGCCATCGCCATCTCCCTCGTCCCGCCTCTGGTAGTGGTCGGCGTGTGCCTGGGGCAGTTGTCGGGATGGCTGGCGCTGGGCGCTCTGGCGCTCTTCGTATCGAACCTCTTCGCCCTGGTCTTCGCCGGCATGGTGGTCTTCGCAGCGCTCGGTTACGCCGCGGAGGCCGACAAGGCAGCCGGGCACCCCGCCGGCAGGGCTTCTGTCGCCATGGCCCTGCTGTTCGTCGTCGTGTTCGTTCCGCTCACGGCCAACACCGTGGCCACGTTGCTGCTCAACGTCTGGACCGGCCGGACCAGGGAGGCGGCGCAGCAGTGGCTCGCCGACGAACCGGGCGCGTCCGTGACGAGTGTCGACATGAATTCGCGAACGATGTACATCCAGGTGCGTAACCCGGGAGAACTCCCGCCGGTACAGTCCCTGCTCGACCGGCTGGAGGGGCAGGTCCCGGACGGGATTCCCATCGTGGTGGATGCTTCGCGTGGTCGGCGTATCGACGCCGGCGAGGTGGGCGGCTGA
- a CDS encoding AfsR/SARP family transcriptional regulator, which produces MSVNSSGTGTADVGDCLQIDLLGPVRARRGVASLALGPARRQAVLAALVLRSPDFVTYQQLLDDVWGATPPGTGHRVLPSYVYALRKTLDEPGPQEGRSVILGQRGGYRLVPSGVRTDTAELAMEAGSAQRAKTAGDLDAALDHGSRALGLFRGEPLPGLPGPLAVVERLRLVRQRRALLQDRAECLVLLGNYPAALDTLLSTPLSQPHDEPLAALRMRALYGSDRQAEALAVYAETRRRLIDELGVEPGEELRRVHQAVLRRDDLPLLGRDVRPRPAAAFDPQGTAVQDSSSGRSACGDRDGHAGRAGRPGDPAGSDRTGLPDRARPRRRRNELPGDIACLVGREEELALLTTPVPPDAVCVMTVDGTAGVGKTALVVRAAWTLEDVHPDGCLFVDLHAYGAAHEEVPPQRALRRMLRALRGEDDVPPDLAKGPDGPDGVGDAADDLADLVSAWRAATSGLRLLLVVDNARSAEQVRPLVPAGPGSRVLVVGRQRLTGLDADLRLTVEPLRAGAAVELLRELVGESRADGEPEAARELTRRCGGLPLALRIASARLQSRPSWTLAFLTDRMSDDGRGLSELRAGDRSVEAAFRVSYDQLAPELQRGFRALGTNPTTRFDPLTLASMLGGSREGAEDVLEDLVDASLLQQPHPGRYRLHDLVKAHARRVAGEAPEEAAADRDAVLHLYIAAGRMASDWGPGGFPPLAGGVAGSSSAAACSPFAGWREASAWLRSMGGQLVDVVAFAAAGGHADQAGLLAEAFVDHLAGHGHHHECRTALELALACADAAADRRMPAALRNCMGVLDVYQGRFRQAEAWFAEALQCSRTEGDLREEARAIAGTGLVLGQVGNTDEALSALTKAVKLATGLADDWLTGVSQCNLGSLHHQLGRHEDALRHYGTALALAEKNGRPRTISSTLCFAADTELALGRHKVATDLLRRAAGLAGEVEDLPLRAAVLSRLAAAEHTRGDLRSAVDLHHQALSTLTPHASTWLEMGVRIRLGSTYAATGRHTDARKEFRAALALPGAEDHAHEYAMACEGLEATGAVRRPAGHTPELAMPHKDAARRDP; this is translated from the coding sequence GTGAGCGTGAATTCATCGGGTACGGGTACCGCCGATGTCGGGGACTGTCTGCAGATCGACTTGCTCGGGCCGGTCCGGGCTCGTCGGGGCGTCGCGTCGCTGGCGCTGGGCCCGGCGAGACGGCAGGCGGTGCTTGCCGCTCTGGTCCTGCGCTCGCCGGACTTCGTGACATACCAGCAGCTGTTGGACGACGTCTGGGGGGCCACTCCCCCGGGCACCGGCCACCGGGTCCTGCCCAGCTACGTCTACGCGCTGCGCAAGACTCTGGACGAGCCGGGCCCTCAAGAGGGCCGGTCAGTGATCCTTGGGCAGCGCGGCGGCTATCGCCTCGTGCCCAGTGGGGTCCGGACCGACACTGCCGAGCTCGCCATGGAGGCTGGGAGCGCCCAGCGGGCGAAGACCGCCGGCGACCTGGATGCCGCACTCGATCATGGCAGCAGGGCCCTCGGTCTCTTCCGTGGCGAGCCTCTGCCCGGTCTGCCGGGTCCGCTCGCTGTTGTCGAGCGACTGCGTCTGGTCCGGCAGCGGCGCGCGCTGCTCCAGGACCGGGCGGAGTGTCTGGTGTTGCTCGGTAACTACCCGGCCGCGTTGGATACGCTCCTGTCGACGCCCCTCTCGCAGCCGCACGATGAGCCGCTCGCCGCCCTGCGGATGCGTGCCCTGTACGGCAGCGACCGTCAGGCCGAGGCGCTCGCCGTCTACGCCGAGACACGCCGCCGGCTCATCGACGAACTGGGCGTGGAACCCGGGGAGGAGCTGCGCCGTGTACACCAGGCCGTCCTGCGCCGGGACGATCTGCCGTTGCTCGGCCGGGATGTACGTCCGCGTCCAGCCGCAGCCTTCGATCCCCAGGGAACCGCGGTCCAGGACTCCTCGTCCGGGCGCTCGGCCTGCGGTGACCGAGACGGCCACGCCGGCAGAGCTGGCAGGCCTGGCGATCCTGCCGGGTCCGATCGCACCGGCCTGCCCGATCGGGCCCGCCCTCGGCGCCGTCGCAACGAACTTCCCGGCGACATCGCCTGCCTGGTCGGGCGTGAAGAGGAGCTTGCTCTCCTCACCACCCCCGTGCCTCCGGACGCGGTCTGCGTGATGACGGTCGATGGCACGGCCGGAGTGGGTAAGACCGCGTTGGTGGTGCGTGCCGCCTGGACGCTCGAAGACGTCCATCCCGACGGGTGTCTCTTCGTGGATCTACACGCATACGGCGCCGCCCACGAGGAGGTCCCCCCACAGCGGGCCCTGCGCCGGATGCTCCGTGCTCTTCGCGGTGAGGACGACGTTCCCCCGGATCTTGCGAAGGGTCCTGACGGACCCGATGGCGTCGGAGACGCGGCAGACGATCTGGCAGATCTTGTCTCTGCCTGGCGCGCCGCGACCAGTGGCCTACGGCTGCTCCTGGTGGTGGACAACGCCCGCAGCGCCGAGCAGGTGCGCCCGCTGGTGCCGGCCGGACCGGGCAGTCGGGTCCTGGTCGTCGGCCGTCAGCGCCTGACCGGCCTCGACGCCGACCTGCGGCTCACGGTGGAGCCGCTGCGGGCGGGGGCTGCCGTCGAACTGCTCCGCGAGCTCGTCGGGGAGTCCCGGGCCGACGGCGAGCCCGAGGCGGCGCGCGAACTCACCCGGCGGTGCGGCGGACTGCCCCTGGCACTGCGGATCGCCAGTGCCCGGCTGCAGAGCCGCCCGTCCTGGACCCTCGCCTTTCTCACCGACCGGATGTCCGACGACGGGCGCGGCCTGTCCGAGCTGCGGGCCGGGGATCGCAGCGTGGAGGCCGCCTTCCGGGTCTCGTACGATCAGCTTGCCCCTGAACTGCAGCGTGGATTCCGCGCGTTGGGAACGAATCCCACCACCCGATTCGACCCGCTCACGCTCGCCTCGATGCTGGGCGGCTCTCGCGAGGGGGCAGAGGATGTCCTGGAGGATCTGGTCGACGCCAGCCTGTTGCAGCAGCCACATCCTGGCCGATACCGGCTGCACGATCTCGTCAAGGCGCATGCGCGGCGCGTGGCCGGCGAGGCGCCCGAGGAAGCTGCCGCGGACCGCGACGCTGTCTTGCACCTCTACATCGCGGCAGGCCGCATGGCCAGCGACTGGGGCCCAGGCGGCTTTCCCCCACTCGCCGGCGGCGTGGCCGGCTCCAGCTCGGCCGCCGCCTGTTCGCCCTTCGCCGGATGGCGGGAAGCATCGGCGTGGCTGAGATCCATGGGCGGCCAGCTCGTCGATGTCGTAGCCTTCGCCGCCGCCGGCGGCCATGCCGACCAGGCAGGGCTGCTCGCGGAAGCCTTCGTCGACCACCTGGCTGGACACGGTCACCACCACGAGTGCCGCACCGCTCTGGAACTCGCCCTGGCGTGCGCCGATGCCGCGGCCGACCGACGGATGCCTGCGGCACTGCGCAATTGCATGGGTGTCCTCGATGTCTACCAGGGACGGTTCCGGCAGGCAGAAGCATGGTTCGCCGAGGCCCTGCAGTGCAGCCGCACGGAGGGCGACCTGCGAGAAGAGGCCCGCGCCATCGCCGGGACGGGCCTCGTGCTGGGGCAGGTGGGCAACACTGACGAAGCGCTGTCCGCTCTGACGAAGGCGGTGAAGCTGGCGACCGGCCTCGCCGACGACTGGCTGACGGGGGTGTCTCAATGCAACCTCGGCTCCCTTCACCACCAGCTGGGACGCCACGAAGACGCACTCCGGCACTACGGCACCGCCCTGGCACTCGCGGAGAAGAACGGCCGCCCCAGGACGATCAGCAGCACCCTGTGCTTCGCGGCCGACACCGAGCTGGCGCTCGGCCGGCACAAGGTGGCAACGGACCTGCTGAGGCGGGCCGCGGGGCTGGCCGGTGAGGTCGAGGACCTGCCCCTGCGCGCAGCGGTCCTGTCGCGGCTGGCTGCTGCGGAGCACACCCGGGGCGACCTGCGCTCGGCCGTCGACCTCCACCACCAGGCGCTGTCGACCCTCACCCCGCACGCAAGCACATGGTTGGAGATGGGGGTGCGTATCCGACTCGGCAGCACCTACGCGGCGACGGGCCGTCACACCGACGCACGGAAGGAGTTCCGGGCCGCCCTAGCCTTGCCCGGAGCCGAGGACCACGCACACGAGTACGCAATGGCATGTGAGGGGCTGGAAGCCACAGGCGCAGTCCGGCGGCCCGCCGGCCACACTCCTGAACTGGCGATGCCACACAAAGACGCGGCGCGACGAGATCCGTGA
- a CDS encoding FAD-dependent oxidoreductase — protein sequence MGGSYAGLFAARVLSDYAEDVVVMEPDVIGDDGLGRRTPQRHQLHALLSMGHTQLERWFPGITAGLVAGGARLGEGDDVQFYLDGRLKAPVAGARMLGVTRPFLEHHLRRRVEDLENVRFIQTQVADLVLQGDRVTGVVTAAPESGGGEGETLAAEFVVDAMGRNSPVEGWLARHGWESAPVDSMRIDLGYATAAFHRGDELGSTVIAHSSPGPASGYQPTLTEPGALAAVEGERWSVVLAGYADHRPGPDRAEFLRRMRRCVAPIRTVADTSEMIGDVKTYRFVESRRRVHSRLSRFPGGLVVVGDALASVNPVYGQGLTLSALEANALGSYLRSTPYPQAPAWDYFRLAEAVVDAAWQLSTAADLAQPHVTGPYPRGYRVQKWVADKLTEASVVDSAVNAQYMGVVNMELPPKALTDPRFLARAARVLLSS from the coding sequence ATGGGCGGAAGCTACGCCGGGCTGTTCGCGGCCCGCGTGCTGAGCGACTACGCCGAGGACGTCGTGGTGATGGAGCCCGACGTCATAGGGGACGACGGCCTCGGCAGGCGTACCCCCCAGCGGCACCAGCTCCATGCCCTGCTGTCCATGGGGCACACGCAGCTCGAACGCTGGTTCCCAGGCATCACCGCTGGCCTGGTCGCGGGCGGCGCTCGCCTCGGCGAGGGTGACGACGTTCAGTTCTACCTGGACGGACGTCTCAAGGCCCCCGTCGCAGGGGCGCGCATGCTGGGTGTCACGCGGCCGTTTCTGGAGCACCACCTCCGCCGGCGGGTGGAGGACCTTGAGAACGTGCGGTTCATCCAGACGCAGGTCGCCGACCTGGTGCTCCAGGGCGACCGCGTGACCGGGGTGGTCACGGCGGCGCCCGAGAGCGGCGGTGGCGAGGGTGAGACGCTCGCTGCCGAGTTCGTGGTGGACGCGATGGGACGGAACAGCCCTGTGGAGGGCTGGCTGGCCCGGCACGGCTGGGAGAGCGCACCCGTCGACAGCATGCGGATCGACCTCGGGTACGCCACCGCCGCGTTCCACCGCGGCGATGAGCTGGGCAGCACGGTCATCGCTCACTCCAGCCCGGGGCCCGCAAGCGGCTACCAGCCCACGCTGACCGAGCCCGGCGCCCTTGCCGCGGTGGAAGGCGAGCGCTGGTCGGTCGTGCTGGCCGGCTACGCCGACCACCGCCCCGGTCCCGACCGTGCGGAGTTCCTCCGGCGGATGCGCCGCTGCGTCGCCCCCATCCGGACGGTGGCGGACACCTCCGAGATGATCGGCGACGTCAAGACGTACCGCTTCGTCGAGAGCCGACGCCGCGTGCACTCCCGCCTCAGCCGGTTCCCCGGCGGCCTCGTCGTCGTGGGCGACGCTCTGGCCAGTGTCAACCCGGTCTACGGCCAGGGCCTGACGCTGTCGGCGTTGGAGGCCAACGCCCTCGGCTCCTACCTCCGCTCCACCCCCTATCCGCAGGCCCCGGCATGGGACTACTTCCGCCTTGCCGAAGCCGTCGTGGACGCCGCCTGGCAGCTCTCCACGGCCGCCGATCTCGCACAGCCCCACGTCACCGGCCCCTACCCCCGCGGCTACCGCGTGCAGAAGTGGGTCGCCGACAAGCTCACCGAGGCCTCCGTGGTCGACTCCGCCGTGAACGCGCAGTACATGGGAGTCGTGAACATGGAACTGCCGCCGAAGGCTTTGACCGATCCCCGGTTCCTCGCCCGGGCCGCCCGCGTGCTGCTCAGCAGCTGA